The Aedes albopictus strain Foshan chromosome 1, AalbF5, whole genome shotgun sequence genomic interval TGACCTTGGTACTTGTCCACGGTTGTAACCTTGTGGGGCTTTCCGATGAGAGAATTGTCGGCACAACGGGCGTCGATAACGTCCCGGATCAGATGCTTCTGCCCGTTGTAGGTGGTTAGGATCGATATCTTTTCCGCTGGGTAGCCGATCAGGCGCATGTACATGAAGACCGCGACGATGTATTCGGCCTCGGCGAGGTTCTGATAGAAGTAGGGGTTGGGTTCCGATTCGCCGACGCCGTTGAAATCCTCGACGTTGATCAGTTGATAGTCGTAGGCGAAACCCGGATTGCAGTTGATGTACTCTGGCCACTGAGTGACATGATCTAGATCACCGAGCTTGGAGTAGCGCCACTTGTATAACTCGCAGATGCTGGAACGGGCACGACCTTGACCGTCTAGGTCGATTGTGGGAACTCCCAAACGAACCAACCTGGTGAAGAGGGACTGTTCCATGTTAGAGTACTTCTGGAATGCCATGTTCTTGATAACCGGAGGAAGCTGATGGTGGTCTCCAATCATGATCCAACGCTTCAAACGGTTGTAGCCATCCATAGGGTTCTGCAGTAGCAGCGGAATGAAGGTTTCGATCTCCAAAATCTGGGCAGACTCTTCCATCAAGATGTTGTCATATTTGAATCCCATATTGACCAGTTCCTTACGTTTCAGAGCCGCATGCGTACAAGTCATGGCAATGACCTTGGCTTCCTTCACCAATAGATACTTCGAGCGATCTAAACCGCTGCGAAGCAGCTCGAAAGCTCGGAATTCCTCCAACTCTGTGAAGATGTGCGATATGTAACGGTAGCAGCTACGGGCAATCTCCATGTTCTCTTCGAAGGTGCTTCCATGGAACAGTGGTTGCGGAGCATCTAGGAAGAACTTGGTGAATGGGAACTCTTCTTCGAAAGCGGCAGCGTTTTTGTACTCCTTGCTTCCCTCAAACTCGCTGAGGAACTTCTCCCAGCGGGCAATGATCTGGTACAAGTAGAAGTGACCAGCAGTTTCGCAGGTGTAAGCCACGTCTCCAACAACTCCAAGCGAATCCTGAAGCCGTTGAACCTGACCAAGCAGGTCAATACGCTTCGACAACACGTAGTTTACCCTACCATAGCGGCTGTAATCCTTCTCggtttccagcgattcctcaccGTGACCCAAACGCAACAGATGCCGTTCGTCAATGTCCAGGGCCATGATCTTTTCGAAGAGCTGATTCAATGCCTGATTGGAGTGTGTCACAATCAGGGTTCGCTGGTTCGGGTGGTTGTGATACAGATTGGAGATAATCTGGACAGCCACGTCGGTCTTACCGGTACCGGGAGGACCTACCACCAGTGTCAGACCCGGCTGCATACCGGCCTTGATGGCTTCCACCTGGGTTGGTGTGAAACGAATggcgtttctaaaaaaaaataacgattAGAATGTGAATATGAAAACATAAGACGGTTGTTCCTTGAACGCATGGTTAAAAAATATGATTAAGGCGCACAAAATAGTCAAAATCAGACAATGTCTAGAACTAAACTTACTTCTTCGGTTCATTGTACTTGTATGGTCCGCGCTTTGGAATCGTGTACGGTTCCACCAGGATCCTCTTCGGTAGCTCAACCTTCTTTTCGTCCTCCTCCTCGTCGCTGCTATCGACTTGTTCCGGAACATCCTCGAACGTCAAGCGGAAAGGACGCACCAGCTTACTGGATTCCGTTTCTTTTACTACCGCTTCATGGCCCGGAAAGCTGGCCCTCACGTGATCAATGTCCATAAAGGTATCATTGAAATCCAGAACTCGAGCCTGATCTGACATGCGACTGTAGTGTGCTGCACCTGGATCACCATATCCCAGGAGGATATCATGCAACCAAGGCGGAACTACGCACTCCGTATTCATCAAGTGCCGGATAGTCTCCAGGACGGCCTTGAAGTTGTTCTCCTTCGGTTTACGACGCATAATTATGTTGAAACCCTCGTAGACGTCATCTCCGCCAGTCTGGAGCATATCCATGTCCACCCGATACTGGTTGGAATCCAACCAGACGCGGAAATTACGTTGCTCACCGGACAATTGCGGTCTCTGTTCGATTCCGTCTTCGATGACTCGTCCGTTTGCGTCCAACATTCCTTCAATTTCACATCCCCGGACATGAACCAGTCCGACTTGCGGCACAAAGTGCTCCTTATAATCAAACTTGGTTCCAATCGGGGTCGTCGGTCTCACCGTAACCAGGAAGCAAACATCGTGCTTCCTCAAGTTCTCCCACTCCTCCTGGATCTCCTTGCGAACGTTCAAGGTAACGCTGACATCCGCCCGAACTCGCGAAGGCTTCTTCTCGCCGATGTGCGGTTTGGAAACCTCCACAACTGCAAACGACTGAATCGGAAGGGCCATCCGGGCCCATCCTCCGAACACGACTTCACCTTCCTCCGATTGCCATGGAAGCATACGGCTGACGGCATCCTCGATGTCCTGGCGAATTTCGTCTGAAATAAGGAAAGGATCTTAGTTTGTTGACTAACCAAATTCTAATGCTACTCACAGGTCGATTCCAAACGGAACAAGTTAAAGTTCCGTAGCAAATAATCGTGAAGTGTCAAAAACTGCAGATTCAGCTTCGGAAGTGCCAAACACCCTTCCCCGGAGTAATACTCCGTGGGGACGATGTTCTCATTCCAAATGATCTCCTCCGTCGGGTACAGCGGCATCTCGTTCAGCGAATCCAGCTGCGAAACCCTCCGCTCATGGCGCGAAATCAAAAGTTCCCTCAGGAACGGTTCGTCCAGCCGGTGCCAATCGAAGGGTGCCACCAGTTCCTCCGGTACCAAGTTCAGGTAGCAAGCAATCTCCTTTAGACTCTTACCGTCCAGTGCACCGAAGTGCTTTTCCAGCGACTCACGGGTATCCACGTTGGCCACGTTGGATAGGGCGAACAACCGCAGGTCCGGAAACTTGGCGAAGGCGGCCTTCTGCAGGGCTTTGATCTTGGAGTAGTGGATCTGGGTCATGTCGTGGTCGGTCAACGGGTCGCCGGTTTCGTCGTTGATCTCGAAACGGGCGTAGAACTTTAGCATGTCCAGAAGCTGCAATGGAAGAGGAAACGGTATAGAAGTATTAGAATTTTTGCAAGCAACAGAGGAAAGGTTTAACATGCTCCTTTATTTATTTGTTAACGCCCAAGATGTCTCACAATTCAAGCCTtggaataaatttgttatcaatgttCAAGttacaataaaataaacatgtttCCACGAATAAATCGGAAGTCTATGGtacagttaaaaaaaatcttcagtataGGTCTTAaacatctgataattttctcaagttctatACTAATAAAAGACAACTGTACGGCTTACTACAGCAATTCCCATATATTTATAAACCGTCTCTTATTTTTCTCCAACTCTCTCACTTTTGTCCAATTCAAACATTTTCTTTCAGTAAGACCATGCTGCGAGTgcctgagttcgattcccggtcggttcatgATCTTTTCATATGGGAGAATTTATAAATGACGTTGCTTTATTCTATCATGGATATCCTCTTGCATCCTCCCTCTCACATAaattgagaaatcctcacaggaatcccgggaaaattatTTGGAGAACTATGGAGACTTGCATAGTCTTAGGAAAAGTCTCGAGGGAGATCCTAGGAGGAATATCGAGAGAAATCACGGAACGAATCCCTCACAAAgatccaggaaaaatccttgaagatatcCCGGAAGACATCCTGACCCTGGgaaaaatatcgggaggaatcttggaaggagacCTGGATGGAATCACttgaacatctgaaagaatcccggtgccaatccaagaaaaaatcctagctagGGTAATCTCAGTTAGATTCTCAAGAGAAGTTCCTGAGATATCCTTGATATCCTTGATATTCATGGATTCCTGGAGGTTTCGCAGGCGAAATCTTGGAAGcgacctgagaggaattcatagaggaattcctggagaaattctcaaatgaatcCCTGAGGGGTTCCCTGacagaatccctaaaagaaatcaatgaaggaatcgtgAAATCAAcctgggaaggaatctctggaataattcagaaggaatcccccaaATAAATATGGAAGAATGCCgcgtggaatccctggagtaattcccaaaaggaacctttggagaagtgaaaaaatgaaggaaataatgaagaaatccaggaggaaatccctgaaagaatcacagggtgagttcttgaaagtatttctgaaagagttccgggGGGTGGGTTTGTATTCTGAGAATTATGAAGGAATGCCAGTTAAATGTCTTCAAGAAGTCCCTTTGAACATCCTGaaggggagaaatccctgaaaaaaacctgGGAGGAGCCATTACAAAGATCCTGAAAAAATCAATGGAGCAAACTCAAGAGGAATTGATGTAGGaaccccaggaaaaattcctgaaggattcccgaaagaaattgctgaaggaatttcagaaaaaaaattccaagatgatcccaggagaaatctcagaaggagtcaCGAGAGAAACccttaaagaattttcagaaaaaaatgctataatgctggagaaatctctataataaaccACGggaaaaataatgaagaaatcccggaacaaaccaagaaaagaatcctaggaggttttcctgaaataatcccgaaagaaacatcggaagaaatccttcttcttgtggatgtacgtttccactgGAGCTTGACCTGCATCTCgtcaacttagtgttatttgagcactttcacagttattaattgaaatgcTTCCATTGcttgctattgcatgaatttggatagtgtaaggcaagtacaatgatacaggaatccctgaaggatggattctctgatggaatccctgaaaaaatcccgtaAGAAttgcctgcaggaattctgggaagaattccttccttgaaagaatcttgaaggaaaaagaattccagcagaaattcctaaagaaaacccaggaagttttaatgaaggaatctctgaaagaatttcgaaTGACATTCTGGAAAatatctttgaggaatccctagaaaatatCAGGAACGGTTCCAAAAGAAAACccaaaatgaatgaaaaaatgCCGGAAGGTGTccggggagaaatctctgaaggaatgttgGAAGGAATCTatgcagaaatctctaaaggaatcccgggaacaatccctgaaagtattcctgaatgaatattGGGAGCAATTCCTTAAAACCCCGGAAGAATCCTGGTGAAAACTCTGATCGAATCTCGATGATAATTCTTCAATGAACCCGAAagggattcatggagaaatcccttcagaaatcgcgggagaaatcaatgatgaaatgccggaaaatatccctgaagaaattcctaacggCATCACAAGGAGGATCAATGGAGCTATCCCGGAAGGAATACAGGGGGGGGGGGCATCgttgaatgaatcccaggaaaaataccagaagaaattcgagAAAGAATTGTGAGAGAAAGCAATGAaaaaataccgggaggaatccctgacgaaatcctTGACAGAAAACCAAGACACATTCTGTGAGAAATCAGTCAAGgagtccctggtggaattcccgggaaaatctaagaaagaatcccgggagaaattttgaagcaatcccaggagtaatCCGTTAACAAATTCTGGAAAAAACTTTAAAGGAATCTcggcagaagttcctggaaggatCTTTAGAAGAATATTGAAACGGATCCCAGGAAGACTCTGAGCAGAATACTGGGGTGAAATCCAGGACAAATCATGGGAcgaatccctacaggattctCAAGAGAAACTACATGATGAAAGGAAACTATGGGCTTTGTGTTTCTCCGAAACATTCAGCTGTCAAGTCTTAAACTTGAGGTTGAATAAGGGCTACATTATGTCATTGATTAGtttaattttcacctatatggtttcgcattttgggatttacacagtgtattctgtgtttcCTCGCATTTGGTGTTTTTCAAtcaataccgatctggttttaaatagtttaatcttgcctagttttgttagtggctacggttagcatAGCTCAGAtgaatcttcagcataaaagaaccgcaacgatcaatctttgcagacttacgcatgcaaaatggtacagtccTGTACAGCCAAAGTGATTTTAGTCCAAAAACCTCATTTTCGTAAGAGGAATTTATATTTAGGAAGCCATGTGAACCCGGTGTTCAAACTCGCGTATCATGCCTCGAACACATGTGCTTGCCAACAACGCCAttatttattccttgttgggtatctaagtcactgcgaccagttgatagatctattgtgacaacaaCGCCATAGTTgccacactcatctctgaactaaccaccacagATGTAGTCCGTGTAGATgccggctttttttttttttttttttttttccttctaaaccatagggggataatctgcacaacagacaccctaacagaaggttagggtagtgtaggtctgacaggccgtcttctacaacaaaagtaaaatccaggactactctctcctcgtacccactaaaccattcctatggtcgccaaaccctacgtctctccggaaccaccaagaaggtattgcttcagagaggggctagtgcacatcgcacccacaaggttagctgcgtagcctgcagcaacgaacatcgatggctcgctttggagagtccatcacggtagcatgctggcgcttagccagtttcccgagtggtcctcgccactccctttgtcctcggaaggcgggcagggtcaaccccgcccgcgccctactgctgagcggacatcaagaactgatgcccacgtgcaacccgatctgacctgcccgcaaaggaagggtatcactacccttcaggccctatcagatgcacccgtaggttgcagacagcaggatctcacctaccccgacccttgccggggacccctttccaaccgcgggctcggatccaacccagtagaccgacgccacgacagcaccgctaccgggacttcctctccgcggccacttaatcgttgtaagggtcgatctcgaccgcagggcaccggtatgacctacgaagccgactccgaacccctggaccacctcttgtactgcatctggactagccattctccgagtccacgcgccacctcctctgtagctcccagacgatgtgggtaatagccgttgaaacggcgttccagccaaactcatccctacacatcctctggaccaagttgtccggagttgtgtcctccccgcatgtggcaagcatgcggtcacgcattgtgcgaaaatgcgggcacacgaacaaaacgtgttccgccgtttcctctaaaccattgcacactgggcattcgggagaatccgcatgcccgaaacggtgtagatactgtcggaagcaaccatgtcctgtaaggacctgtgtcaggtggaatgtgacttccccatggcgcctattattccaactatctaccctcggtatcaacctataggtccaccttcctttggtggaactgtcccatgcgcgctgccattggaccatagaggccatcctgacagtcctgcgtatgcctcttgtgccgcgcatttcgaagcactccatgtcctcactgataagaatgctgataggcaccataccagtaatgacgcagagagcgtcgtgtgacacggtacggtacgcgctcgcaaccctcaggcacataagcctgtaagtactttccagcttccgtcggtagcatttagtacttagcgcggtgccccacgccgggccgccatacctaagtatggacgtagcaacactagccagaagcttgcgcttactggcgtacaccgcagagctattggacatcatccgggacagtgccgcaatagctgtggaggctcttttacaggcataatcgacgtggctaccgaaggtaagcttatcgtcgatcatcacgcccaagtgtttgacggagcgctttgacaggatagtacagtcccctacactgatctccgtctgctgctccgacttcaggttgttaacaaccgtcacctctgtcttgtggtgagccagctccagtttcctggaccgcatccacgcctccacaaccttgatcgagtggttggtagtcaactttacctcctcgatcgtttcaccgtagacttcgagcgtaatgtcgtcggcaaatccgacaatcaccactcccactggatactctaacctcaacacctcgtcgtacatgacattccataacaccggacccaggatggaaccttgcgggactcctgaggttatgtgaaagcacttccgacccacctccgtgtcgtagactagtacacgattctgaaagtaacttccgagaatcttgtacaggtactccggtatccccagacgcaagagcgcatcggcaatagcagaccagctggcgctattaaacgcattccttacatccagagtcactaccgcgcaaaagcgaattcccctcctcttaggctcgagtgctttctcggcggtttttgtaaccgacaagatagcgtctacggtggacctccccttccggaagccgtactggttactcgaaagaccattttcgccctcggtgaaccgcaacattctattgaggatgatcttttcgagcaccttccccgccgtgtcaatcaagcatattggtctatatgccgacgggtctccgggtggtttccccgcctttggcaatagtaccaggctctgcctcttccaagcttctgggaaaactccctcgtccaggcatttctgcatagcagacctgaacatctcgggagcttctgcaatagctacttttaaggccaggttcggaactccgtccggacctggggccttacctacgctaagggacttagctatccccgcaagttccacatcggtgaccctctcctcatcgccagccccagtccccggctgtcctacgaaaggaggccaaggactaggatcatgacgcggaaaaagtcctccaatgatcccctccaacatctctggagattgctctgtaggagccatcacacctctcgtcttggccataacgatcctgtaggcgtcaccccacgggttcgtattggcactctgacagagaccctcaaagcaggcctttttgcttgctcttatctcggtcttaagcgcggcttttgcagcggcgaacaccacccgccgttcgtttcgctcttcctctgatcgtgctcgctgcatccgccgcctagcccgtaggcaggcgcggcgcaggtccgcaatcgcgtcggtccaccagtaagccggtggcctcccatttctagggtggactcgcctaggcatggtcgcatcacacgcacgtgagagcaccgctaccagctcgtcgccgtctaaaccgattaagtttcgctcacggcggagcgcctccctaaataccccttcgtcgaagtatgatgtcttccacctgcgagggcttggccttggcctagccgcctcttcttctatccgctgtctgctgttattgtagtcgatactgtagcgaaccgccaggtggtcgctgtgagtgtagccatcatctactctccagttcgaactacttgttaggccaggactacaaaaggtcacgtcaataattgactccgctccgtttcgactaaaggtactcttggtaccgacattagccaagtcgacatctaagatggccagtgtttctagcaggatctgaccccgctggttcgtgaaacggcttccccattccacggcccaggcattgaagtcacccgctattaccaccggccttcgccctgttagcacggtcgttatgcggtacagcatttgcgtgaactgctcgatcggccaccgcggaggcgcataacagctacagaagaagaccccgtttactttggcgaccacgaagccctcataggtagtagacaccaactcctgaacggggtatttacccgtcgtccatatcgccgccatttttctggtcccatccgcgacccagttgccgttgccggcgggtactcggtatgggtccgatatgatggcgatatccgtctcccactcagaaactgcctgacaaagcagttgctgagccgcatcacagtggttcaggttcagctgcgtcacctgcactgtgatttgttgttcacttcggctttcttgaaggccgggcaccttggaccacccatcggatgtctgttgttcgaggatttcccggtacagatcatgcagatgggcggactcgtgcagctttgggccttatgaccttcagcgccgcatcgcctgcacagtttgcgcctgtcggggcctttg includes:
- the LOC109429325 gene encoding RNA helicase aquarius; this encodes MPKPKPKAKKAQPVEEPPAKMHKGALTVAQINADELTFLANRFWAPDTAGSHEEYNAGIIEEIYRREICESRYSMRRIMMLEFSQYLENYLWPNFRGEVASRAHLMSIVVMLNEKFREKVEVWKVFEVNGDQFAVFFQRVLEACLEDTVVNAFNMREQTALLVFLNHCFNSMEVELCRNQAKRLVSLAMWSCLQPRRREQELKEIPEWRKFWKKLQKRDKATDKERLEWERHFLQNLMIKFMNILESIPEEGEVFEETVRYCERFLEFLIDLEALLPTRRFFNTVMDDCHVVVRCSMAPLLQRNEGNLFAQLLDMLKFYARFEINDETGDPLTDHDMTQIHYSKIKALQKAAFAKFPDLRLFALSNVANVDTRESLEKHFGALDGKSLKEIACYLNLVPEELVAPFDWHRLDEPFLRELLISRHERRVSQLDSLNEMPLYPTEEIIWNENIVPTEYYSGEGCLALPKLNLQFLTLHDYLLRNFNLFRLESTYEIRQDIEDAVSRMLPWQSEEGEVVFGGWARMALPIQSFAVVEVSKPHIGEKKPSRVRADVSVTLNVRKEIQEEWENLRKHDVCFLVTVRPTTPIGTKFDYKEHFVPQVGLVHVRGCEIEGMLDANGRVIEDGIEQRPQLSGEQRNFRVWLDSNQYRVDMDMLQTGGDDVYEGFNIIMRRKPKENNFKAVLETIRHLMNTECVVPPWLHDILLGYGDPGAAHYSRMSDQARVLDFNDTFMDIDHVRASFPGHEAVVKETESSKLVRPFRLTFEDVPEQVDSSDEEEDEKKVELPKRILVEPYTIPKRGPYKYNEPKKNAIRFTPTQVEAIKAGMQPGLTLVVGPPGTGKTDVAVQIISNLYHNHPNQRTLIVTHSNQALNQLFEKIMALDIDERHLLRLGHGEESLETEKDYSRYGRVNYVLSKRIDLLGQVQRLQDSLGVVGDVAYTCETAGHFYLYQIIARWEKFLSEFEGSKEYKNAAAFEEEFPFTKFFLDAPQPLFHGSTFEENMEIARSCYRYISHIFTELEEFRAFELLRSGLDRSKYLLVKEAKVIAMTCTHAALKRKELVNMGFKYDNILMEESAQILEIETFIPLLLQNPMDGYNRLKRWIMIGDHHQLPPVIKNMAFQKYSNMEQSLFTRLVRLGVPTIDLDGQGRARSSICELYKWRYSKLGDLDHVTQWPEYINCNPGFAYDYQLINVEDFNGVGESEPNPYFYQNLAEAEYIVAVFMYMRLIGYPAEKISILTTYNGQKHLIRDVIDARCADNSLIGKPHKVTTVDKYQGQQNDYILLSLVRTRTIGHIRDVRRLVVAMSRARLGLYIFGRVSLFKNCVELQPAFKLLTKRPLQLHLLADETVPCSRKNTELIEKNKPHVISDMTEMAQFVYNFYMTKVNVIRDEMEKMKELYEQQQKELAAKQPQEDQEAIAAAKAAAEKAQEQPKEFVPTPICNEVDMMDDLHQQAISKKRSKKKGGAILTIPKAVLVKEVVVEEKEAEDEEGKAAEVMETTQEETEADEEVGQEGPQETAEMAMEENDNNEEEES